One window from the genome of Emys orbicularis isolate rEmyOrb1 chromosome 10, rEmyOrb1.hap1, whole genome shotgun sequence encodes:
- the LOC135884997 gene encoding urotensin-2 receptor-like, which produces MELGPCTSVPCHPKNATDHANATFEVLADTSDVLVTYFLGCILAVMCLVGIVGNIYTLVVVNLSMTFTGSMYIYIVNLALADLLYLSTIPFVVCTYFVKDWYFGDVGCRILFSLDLLTMHASIFILTIMSTERYLAVVKPLDTIGRSRDYRRTVTCLVWLVSFLLALPTMILIDLRTSDQGGVTKRMCHPTWQMETYKVYLTILFNTCILAPGLVICYLYIKLARTYWRSQTAVFTPREMNRCPKQKVLYMIFSIVLTYWACFIPFWLWQLLSIYYKQPGNLTTTTMVYINFIVTCLAYSNSCINPFLYTLLSRNYKEYLRSRQKNCINLSKLKPKRRSSRRSRFSGSHAYTESIAIAQITGLTNEDVCTL; this is translated from the coding sequence atggagctgggtCCATGCACTTCTGTGCCCTGCCACCCTAAGAATGCCACGGATCACGCCAATGCCACCTTTGAAGTCCTCGCTGACACCAGTGATGTCTTGGTCACCTACTTCCTGGGGTGCATCCTGGCCGTGATGTGCCTGGTGGGCATAGTTGGCAACATCTACACGTTGGTGGTCGTGAACCTCTCCATGACGTTCACTGGCTCAATGTATATTTATATTGTCAACCTGGCACTGGCAGATCTCCTGTACCTGTCGACCATCCCCTTCGTGGTCTGCACGTATTTCGTGAAGGACTGGTACTTTGGAGATGTGGGTTGCAGGATCCTGTTCAGCCTGGACCTCCTCACCATGCACGCCAGCATCTTCATCCTCACCATCATGAGCACCGAAAGGTACCTAGCCGTAGTCAAGCCATTAGACACTATTGGGAGATCCAGAGACTACCGGAGGACTGTCACCTGCCTGGTGTGGCTGGTGTCCTTTCTTCTTGCCCTCCCTACTATGATCCTCATAGACCTCAGGACGAGTGACCAGGGTGGGGTGACCAAGCGCATGTGCCATCCCACTTGGCAGATGGAGACCTACAAAGTGTACCTCACCATCCTTTTTAACACCTGCATCCTGGCCCCTGGGCTTGTCATCTGCTACTTATACATTAAGTTGGCCAGGACATACTGGAGATCTCAGACTGCTGTTTTCACCCCCAGGGAAATGAACCGGTGCCCCAAGCAGAAAGTCCTGTACATGATATTCAGCATCGTCCTCACCTACTGGGCTTGTTTcatacccttctggctctggcaGCTGCTCAGTATCTACTACAAGCAGCCAGGgaacctcaccaccaccaccatggtCTACATCAATTTCATCGTGACCTGCTTGGCCTACAGCAACAGCTGCATTAACCCTTTCCTTTACACGCTGCTCTCCAGGAATTACAAAGAGTATCTGAGGAGTCGCCAGAAGAACTGCATCAACCTCTCCAAGTTAAAGCCCAAGAGGCGCTCCTCGAGGAGGTCCAGGTTCTCTGGAAGCCACGCCTACACGGAATCCATAGCCATCGCTCAGATCACAGGGCTCACTAACGAGGATGTCTGCACTCTGTGA